The following proteins come from a genomic window of Pseudomonas putida:
- the metH gene encoding methionine synthase, whose product MSDRSARLQALQNALKERILILDGGMGTMIQSYRLEEHDYRGTRFADWPSDVKGNNDLLLLSRPDVIAAIEKAYLDAGADILETNTFNATQISQADYGMESLVYELNVEGARIARQVADAKTLETPDKPRFVAGVLGPTSRTCSISPDVNDPGFRNVTFDELVENYIEATRGLIEGGADLILIETIFDTLNAKAAIFAVQQVFEDDNVELPIMISGTITDASGRTLSGQTTEAFWNSVRHAKPISVGLNCALGAKDLRPYLEELATKADTHVSAHPNAGLPNAFGEYDETPAEMAAVVEEFAASGFLNIIGGCCGTTPGHIQAIAEAVAKYKPREIPEIAKACRLSGLEPFTIDRQSLFVNVGERTNITGSAKFARLIREENYTEALEVALQQVEAGAQVIDINMDEGMLDSQAAMVRFLNLIAGEPDISRVPIMIDSSKWEVIEAGLKCIQGKGIVNSISMKEGVEQFKHHARLCKRYGAAVVVMAFDEVGQADTAARKKEICQRSYDILVNEVGFPPEDIIFDPNIFAVATGIEEHNNYAVDFIEACAYIRDHLPHALSSGGVSNVSFSFRGNNPVREAIHSVFLYHAIQNGLTMGIVNAGQLEIYDEIPAQLREKVEDVVLNRTPHGTDALLAIADDYKGGGATKEVENEEWRSLPVEKRLEHALVKGITAFIVEDTEECRQQCTRPIEVIEGPLMNGMNVVGDLFGAGKMFLPQVVKSARVMKQAVAHLIPFIEAEKGDKPEAKGKILMATVKGDVHDIGKNIVGVVLGCNGYDIVDLGVMVPAEKILQTAREQKCDIIGLSGLITPSLDEMVHVAREMQRQGFELPLMIGGATTSKAHTAVKIEPKYSNDAVIYVTDASRAVGVATQLLSKELKPGFVEKTRLEYVDVRERTANRSARTERLSYAQAIAAKPQYDWASYQPAVPSFTGVKVLEDIDLRTLAEYIDWTPFFISWDLAGKFPRILTDEVVGEAATALYKDAREMLDKLIDEKLISARAVFGFWPANQVADDDIEVYGEDGQALATLHHLRQQTIKPDGKPNWSLADFVAPKDSGVTDYVGGFITTAGIGAEEVAKAYQDKGDDYSSIMVKALADRLAEACAEWLHEQVRKEHWGYARDEHLDNEALIKEQYSGIRPAPGYPACPDHTEKETLFRLLDGTAIGETGPSGVYLTEHFAMFPAAAVSGWYFAHPQAKYFAVGKVDKDQIERYSARKGQDVSVSERWLAPNLGYDS is encoded by the coding sequence ATGTCCGACCGCAGCGCTCGTCTCCAAGCACTCCAGAACGCACTCAAAGAGCGCATCCTGATCCTCGACGGCGGCATGGGTACTATGATCCAAAGCTACCGTCTAGAGGAACACGACTATCGTGGCACGCGTTTTGCCGATTGGCCAAGCGATGTGAAGGGTAACAACGACCTGTTGCTGCTCAGCCGCCCGGACGTGATCGCCGCCATCGAGAAGGCTTACCTGGATGCCGGTGCCGATATTCTCGAAACCAACACCTTCAACGCCACGCAGATTTCCCAGGCCGACTACGGCATGGAGTCGCTGGTTTACGAGCTGAACGTCGAAGGCGCGCGCATCGCTCGCCAGGTTGCCGATGCCAAGACCCTGGAGACGCCGGACAAGCCGCGCTTCGTCGCCGGCGTGCTCGGCCCTACCAGCCGGACCTGCTCGATTTCCCCGGACGTCAATGACCCTGGGTTCCGCAACGTCACCTTCGACGAGTTGGTAGAAAACTACATCGAGGCCACCCGCGGCCTGATCGAAGGCGGCGCCGACCTGATCCTGATCGAGACCATCTTCGACACCCTCAACGCGAAGGCGGCGATCTTCGCCGTGCAGCAAGTGTTCGAGGACGACAACGTCGAACTGCCGATCATGATCTCCGGCACCATCACCGACGCCTCCGGCCGTACCCTGTCGGGCCAGACTACCGAAGCGTTCTGGAACTCGGTGCGTCACGCCAAGCCGATTTCCGTGGGCCTGAACTGCGCCTTGGGCGCCAAGGACCTGCGCCCGTACCTGGAAGAGCTGGCGACCAAGGCCGATACCCATGTGTCCGCCCACCCCAATGCCGGCCTGCCGAATGCCTTCGGCGAGTACGACGAAACCCCGGCCGAGATGGCTGCGGTGGTCGAGGAATTCGCTGCCAGCGGCTTCCTCAACATCATTGGCGGCTGCTGCGGTACCACGCCGGGGCACATCCAGGCCATTGCCGAAGCCGTGGCCAAATACAAGCCGCGCGAGATTCCGGAAATCGCCAAGGCCTGCCGCCTGTCGGGCCTGGAGCCGTTCACCATCGACCGCCAGTCGCTGTTCGTCAACGTCGGTGAGCGTACCAATATCACCGGTTCTGCCAAGTTCGCCCGGCTGATCCGCGAAGAGAACTATACCGAAGCCCTGGAAGTCGCCCTGCAACAGGTCGAGGCCGGCGCCCAGGTAATCGACATCAACATGGACGAAGGGATGCTCGACTCCCAGGCGGCCATGGTCCGGTTCCTCAACCTGATCGCGGGCGAACCGGACATTTCGCGCGTACCGATCATGATCGACTCGTCCAAGTGGGAAGTGATCGAAGCCGGCCTCAAGTGCATCCAGGGCAAGGGGATCGTCAACTCCATTTCCATGAAGGAAGGCGTCGAGCAGTTCAAGCACCACGCCCGCCTGTGCAAGCGCTATGGCGCTGCCGTGGTGGTCATGGCCTTCGACGAAGTCGGCCAGGCCGACACTGCCGCGCGCAAGAAGGAAATCTGCCAGCGCAGCTATGACATCCTGGTCAACGAAGTGGGCTTCCCGCCAGAAGACATCATCTTCGACCCGAACATCTTCGCCGTCGCCACCGGTATCGAAGAACACAACAACTACGCCGTCGACTTCATCGAAGCCTGTGCCTATATCCGCGACCACCTGCCCCACGCCCTGAGCTCGGGCGGTGTGTCCAACGTGTCGTTCTCGTTCCGCGGCAACAATCCGGTGCGTGAGGCGATCCACTCGGTGTTCCTGTATCACGCGATCCAGAACGGCCTGACCATGGGTATCGTCAACGCCGGCCAGCTGGAGATCTACGACGAGATCCCGGCCCAACTGCGTGAGAAGGTCGAGGATGTGGTGCTCAACCGCACCCCGCATGGCACCGATGCACTGCTGGCCATCGCCGACGACTACAAGGGCGGCGGCGCAACCAAGGAAGTGGAAAACGAAGAGTGGCGCTCGCTGCCGGTGGAAAAACGCCTGGAGCACGCGCTGGTCAAGGGCATCACCGCGTTCATCGTCGAAGACACCGAAGAATGCCGCCAGCAGTGCACGCGCCCCATCGAAGTGATCGAAGGCCCGCTGATGAACGGCATGAACGTGGTCGGCGACCTGTTCGGCGCAGGCAAGATGTTCCTGCCGCAGGTGGTCAAGTCGGCCCGAGTGATGAAACAGGCCGTTGCTCACCTGATCCCGTTCATCGAGGCCGAAAAAGGCGACAAGCCGGAAGCCAAGGGCAAGATCCTGATGGCCACGGTGAAAGGCGACGTCCACGACATCGGCAAGAACATTGTCGGCGTGGTGCTGGGCTGTAACGGTTACGACATCGTCGACCTTGGCGTGATGGTGCCCGCGGAGAAGATCCTGCAGACGGCCCGCGAGCAGAAGTGCGACATCATCGGCCTGTCCGGCCTGATTACCCCGTCGCTGGACGAAATGGTCCACGTTGCCCGCGAAATGCAGCGCCAGGGCTTCGAACTGCCGCTGATGATCGGTGGCGCCACCACCTCCAAGGCGCACACGGCGGTCAAGATCGAGCCCAAGTACAGCAACGACGCAGTCATCTACGTCACCGACGCTTCGCGCGCGGTCGGCGTGGCCACCCAGCTGCTGTCCAAAGAACTGAAGCCGGGCTTTGTCGAGAAAACCCGCCTGGAATACGTGGACGTGCGCGAGCGCACCGCCAACCGCAGCGCCCGCACCGAGCGCCTCAGCTACGCCCAGGCTATCGCCGCCAAGCCGCAGTACGACTGGGCCAGCTACCAGCCAGCGGTGCCCTCCTTCACCGGCGTCAAGGTGCTGGAGGACATCGATTTGCGCACCCTGGCCGAATACATCGACTGGACCCCGTTCTTCATCTCCTGGGACCTGGCCGGCAAGTTCCCGCGCATCCTCACCGACGAGGTGGTTGGCGAGGCCGCTACGGCGCTGTACAAGGATGCCCGCGAGATGCTCGACAAGCTGATCGACGAGAAGCTGATCAGCGCCCGCGCGGTATTCGGCTTCTGGCCGGCCAACCAGGTGGCCGATGACGACATCGAAGTCTACGGCGAAGATGGCCAGGCACTGGCCACCCTGCACCACCTGCGCCAGCAGACCATCAAGCCGGACGGCAAGCCCAACTGGTCGCTGGCCGACTTCGTCGCACCGAAAGACAGCGGCGTGACCGACTATGTAGGTGGTTTTATCACCACCGCCGGCATCGGTGCCGAGGAAGTAGCCAAGGCTTACCAGGACAAGGGCGACGACTACAGCTCGATCATGGTCAAGGCCCTGGCCGACCGCCTGGCCGAAGCCTGTGCCGAATGGCTGCACGAGCAGGTGCGCAAAGAGCACTGGGGCTATGCCCGCGACGAGCACCTGGACAACGAGGCGCTGATCAAGGAACAGTACAGCGGCATCCGCCCTGCTCCTGGTTACCCGGCCTGCCCTGACCACACCGAAAAGGAAACCCTGTTCCGCCTGCTCGATGGCACCGCCATTGGTGAAACCGGGCCGAGCGGGGTGTACCTCACCGAGCACTTCGCGATGTTCCCGGCGGCGGCGGTCAGCGGCTGGTACTTCGCCCACCCGCAGGCGAAGTATTTTGCCGTCGGCAAGGTCGACAAGGACCAGATCGAACGTTACAGCGCACGCAAAGGCCAGGATGTCAGCGTAAGCGAGCGCTGGCTGGCGCCTAACCTGGGGTATGACAGCTAA
- a CDS encoding DUF2970 domain-containing protein, which produces MDDSSQGKPPTLWQMLHSILAAAFGVQSGKNRARDFTHGKASHFIALGALFTLVFIAILIGLVQLALHLTR; this is translated from the coding sequence ATGGACGATTCCAGCCAGGGCAAACCCCCGACCCTCTGGCAGATGCTTCACAGCATCCTCGCCGCCGCCTTCGGCGTGCAAAGCGGCAAAAACCGCGCACGCGACTTCACCCACGGCAAAGCCAGCCATTTCATTGCGCTGGGGGCGCTGTTCACCCTGGTGTTCATCGCGATTTTGATCGGCCTGGTGCAGTTGGCCCTGCACCTGACCCGCTAA
- a CDS encoding substrate-binding domain-containing protein — MLKALCQSLCLALPLVANAQPASVVFLNPGLSTETFWTSYTRFMKAAADELGMSLQVQYSERRADLILTQARTILNAPQRPDYLVLVNEQYVAPEILRLSRGTGVKLLLVNNGLTASQRLSIEAQPDKYAEPLGTLMSNDEQAGYQMLHSMLAQLPRNAGPVDLLAFAGVKTTPASQLRVEGMRRALADFPQVRLRQVVYGGWNRQRAYEQAQQLLERYPATRLVWSANDQMAFGAMQAFEEAGYTPGSDVLFGAVNSSAEALRARIDGRLSVLMGGHFTLGGWAMVMLHDDAHGLALNRDGLRERRVPVLQEIDQAKARRWLKLLERDDYGVDFRRYSAEGRPPGYRYPFLASPVEY; from the coding sequence ATGCTCAAGGCCCTGTGCCAAAGCTTGTGCCTAGCCTTGCCACTGGTGGCAAATGCGCAACCGGCTTCGGTGGTGTTTCTCAACCCGGGGCTGTCCACCGAGACATTCTGGACCAGCTATACCCGCTTCATGAAGGCCGCCGCGGACGAGCTGGGCATGTCCCTGCAGGTGCAATACAGCGAGCGCCGCGCCGACCTGATACTGACCCAGGCCCGGACGATCCTGAACGCGCCGCAGCGGCCGGATTACCTGGTACTGGTCAACGAGCAGTACGTGGCACCGGAAATCCTGCGCCTGTCGCGTGGCACCGGGGTGAAACTGCTGCTGGTCAACAATGGCCTGACCGCCAGCCAGCGCCTCAGCATCGAGGCTCAGCCCGACAAGTATGCCGAGCCGCTGGGTACCTTGATGAGCAACGACGAGCAGGCGGGCTACCAGATGTTGCACTCGATGCTCGCACAACTGCCTCGCAACGCAGGGCCGGTGGATCTGCTTGCCTTTGCCGGGGTCAAGACCACCCCGGCCTCGCAGTTGCGCGTTGAGGGCATGCGCCGCGCCTTGGCCGATTTCCCTCAGGTGCGCTTGCGGCAGGTGGTATACGGCGGCTGGAACCGCCAGCGCGCCTACGAGCAGGCGCAACAGTTGCTGGAGCGTTACCCGGCCACCCGCCTGGTGTGGTCGGCCAATGACCAGATGGCCTTTGGTGCGATGCAGGCGTTCGAGGAGGCCGGGTATACACCGGGGAGTGATGTGCTGTTCGGTGCCGTCAACAGCTCGGCCGAAGCCTTGCGCGCGCGTATCGATGGGCGCTTGAGCGTGCTGATGGGGGGGCATTTCACCCTTGGCGGTTGGGCCATGGTGATGCTGCACGATGATGCCCATGGTCTGGCGTTGAACCGCGACGGCCTGCGCGAGCGCCGTGTTCCGGTATTGCAGGAAATCGATCAGGCCAAGGCCAGGCGTTGGTTGAAGCTGCTGGAAAGGGACGACTACGGCGTCGATTTCCGGCGTTACAGTGCCGAAGGGCGGCCGCCCGGTTACCGTTACCCGTTTCTGGCGTCACCGGTCGAATATTGA
- a CDS encoding nitrite/sulfite reductase: MYVYDEYDQRIIEDRVKQFRDQTRRYLAGELSEEEFRPLRLQNGLYIQRFAPMLRVAVPYGQLNANQVRTLAKIARDYDKGYAHISTRQNVQFNWPALEDIPDILAELATVQMHAIQTSGNCLRNTTTDQFAGVAADEIVDPRPWCEIVRQWTTFHPEFAYLPRKFKIAINGSQEDRAAIEVHDIGLEPVRNAAGELGFRVLVGGGLGRTPVVGSFINEFLPWQDLISYLDAILRVYNRYGRRDNKYKARIKILVKALTPEVFAEKVEAEMVHLRGGSTTLTEAEVQRVSRHFVDPEYLALDNVDYTALDAEYPGFARWRSRNTRAHKRPGYVAVTLSLKPTGVAPGDLTDKQLDAVADLAERYSFGFLRTSHEQNIILADVEQRQLHALWLELREGGFATPNIGLLTDIICCPGGDYCSLANAKSIPIAESIQRRFDDLDYLFDIGEIDLNISGCMNACGHHHVGHIGILGVDKKGEEFYQVSLGGNAARGASLGKILGPSFAQDDMADVIEKLIAVYVEQRTEEERFIDTYQRIGIDPFKERVYAANH; this comes from the coding sequence ATGTACGTATACGACGAGTACGATCAGCGGATCATCGAGGACCGCGTCAAGCAGTTCCGTGATCAGACCCGCCGCTACCTGGCCGGTGAGCTGAGCGAAGAAGAATTCCGCCCTCTGCGCCTGCAGAACGGCCTTTATATCCAACGTTTCGCGCCGATGCTGCGTGTCGCGGTGCCGTACGGCCAGTTGAACGCCAATCAGGTCCGCACCCTGGCCAAGATCGCTCGCGACTACGACAAGGGCTATGCCCACATCTCCACCCGCCAGAACGTGCAGTTCAACTGGCCGGCGCTGGAGGACATCCCCGACATCCTCGCCGAGCTGGCCACCGTGCAGATGCACGCGATCCAGACCAGCGGCAACTGCCTGCGCAACACCACCACCGACCAGTTCGCCGGTGTGGCAGCAGACGAAATCGTCGACCCGCGCCCGTGGTGTGAAATCGTCCGTCAGTGGACCACCTTCCACCCGGAATTCGCCTACCTGCCACGCAAGTTCAAGATCGCCATCAACGGCTCGCAGGAAGACCGCGCCGCCATCGAAGTGCACGACATCGGCCTGGAGCCGGTGCGCAACGCTGCCGGTGAACTGGGCTTCCGTGTGCTGGTCGGTGGTGGCCTGGGCCGTACCCCGGTGGTGGGCTCGTTCATCAACGAGTTCCTGCCGTGGCAGGACCTGATCAGCTACCTCGACGCCATCCTGCGCGTGTACAACCGTTACGGTCGCCGTGACAACAAGTACAAGGCGCGGATCAAGATTCTGGTCAAGGCCCTTACCCCGGAAGTGTTCGCCGAAAAGGTCGAGGCCGAAATGGTCCACCTGCGAGGCGGCAGCACCACCCTGACCGAGGCCGAAGTGCAGCGTGTGTCGCGCCACTTCGTCGACCCCGAGTACCTCGCACTCGACAACGTCGACTACACCGCACTGGATGCCGAGTACCCAGGGTTCGCCCGCTGGCGCTCGCGCAACACCCGTGCCCACAAACGCCCGGGTTACGTGGCTGTGACCCTGTCACTCAAGCCGACCGGTGTTGCTCCGGGTGACTTGACCGACAAGCAGCTGGACGCCGTGGCCGACCTGGCCGAACGCTACAGCTTCGGCTTCCTGCGCACCTCGCACGAGCAGAACATCATCCTCGCCGATGTCGAGCAGCGCCAGCTGCACGCGCTGTGGCTGGAACTGCGCGAAGGCGGCTTCGCCACTCCGAACATCGGCCTGCTGACCGACATCATCTGCTGCCCGGGTGGCGACTACTGCTCGCTGGCCAACGCCAAGTCGATCCCGATTGCCGAGTCCATCCAGCGCCGTTTCGACGACCTGGACTACCTGTTCGACATCGGCGAAATCGACCTGAACATCTCCGGCTGCATGAACGCCTGCGGCCACCACCACGTGGGCCACATCGGCATCCTCGGCGTGGACAAGAAGGGTGAGGAGTTCTACCAGGTGTCGCTGGGCGGCAACGCCGCGCGCGGCGCAAGCCTGGGCAAGATCCTTGGCCCGTCCTTCGCGCAGGATGACATGGCCGATGTGATCGAGAAGCTGATTGCCGTGTACGTCGAGCAACGTACCGAGGAAGAGCGTTTCATCGACACCTACCAGCGTATTGGCATCGACCCCTTCAAGGAACGCGTCTATGCAGCGAATCATTAA
- a CDS encoding DUF934 domain-containing protein: MQRIIKNNQIVDETWHLLPKETSFDELTNCDDYIVPLQMWRDHAHVLKARDGGLGVWLDSDQEAEEIGEDVHHFQVIALNFPAFTDGRSYSNARLLRDRYKFKGELRAIGDVLRDQLFFMARCGFDAFAIRADKDPEDALQSLKDFSVTYQAATDEPLPLFRRR, translated from the coding sequence ATGCAGCGAATCATTAAGAACAACCAGATCGTCGACGAAACCTGGCACCTGCTGCCCAAGGAAACCTCGTTCGACGAGCTGACCAACTGCGACGACTACATCGTCCCGCTACAGATGTGGCGCGACCATGCCCATGTGCTCAAGGCCCGCGATGGTGGCTTGGGTGTATGGCTGGACAGCGACCAGGAAGCGGAGGAAATCGGCGAAGACGTGCACCACTTCCAGGTCATCGCCCTGAACTTCCCGGCATTCACCGACGGCCGCAGCTACTCCAATGCGCGCCTGCTGCGTGACCGCTACAAGTTCAAAGGCGAACTGCGCGCCATCGGCGATGTGCTGCGCGACCAGCTGTTCTTCATGGCCCGCTGCGGCTTCGACGCATTCGCCATCCGTGCCGACAAGGACCCGGAAGACGCGCTGCAAAGCCTGAAGGACTTCTCGGTGACCTACCAGGCCGCCACCGACGAACCGCTGCCGCTATTCCGCCGCCGCTGA
- the dkgB gene encoding 2,5-didehydrogluconate reductase DkgB, which translates to MSVPSFGLGTFRLTGQTVIDSVKSALAVGYRVIDTAQIYKNEAEVGQAIAESGVPRSELFITTKIWVDNYAADKLIPSLRDSLQKLRTDYVDLLLIHWPAPGNGVELPEYMKALADAKQQGLARQIGVSNFNIELTRQAIAVVGKGEIATNQIELSPYLQNGKLTTFLKEQGITVTSYMTLAYGKVLKDPVLTQIAAKHKATVAQVALAWALQLGYAVIPSSTKRENLASNLLARGLKLDSDDMARIAKLERNGREVSPDGLAPTWD; encoded by the coding sequence ATGAGCGTTCCTTCCTTCGGCCTCGGCACCTTCCGCCTCACCGGCCAAACCGTCATCGACTCGGTCAAGTCTGCCCTGGCAGTCGGCTACCGCGTCATCGATACCGCACAGATCTACAAGAACGAAGCCGAAGTCGGCCAGGCCATCGCCGAAAGCGGCGTGCCGCGCAGCGAGCTGTTCATCACCACCAAGATCTGGGTCGACAACTACGCCGCCGACAAGCTGATCCCCAGCCTGCGTGACAGCTTGCAGAAGCTGCGCACCGACTACGTCGACCTGCTGCTGATCCACTGGCCAGCGCCGGGCAACGGCGTAGAGCTGCCCGAGTACATGAAGGCCCTGGCCGACGCCAAGCAGCAAGGCCTGGCTCGCCAGATCGGCGTTTCCAACTTCAACATCGAACTGACCAGGCAAGCCATTGCCGTGGTCGGCAAAGGGGAAATCGCCACCAACCAGATCGAGCTCAGCCCGTACCTGCAGAACGGCAAGCTGACCACGTTCCTCAAGGAACAAGGGATCACCGTGACCTCGTACATGACCCTGGCCTACGGCAAAGTGCTGAAAGACCCGGTGCTGACCCAGATCGCCGCCAAGCACAAGGCTACCGTCGCCCAGGTCGCCCTGGCCTGGGCCTTGCAATTGGGCTATGCCGTGATCCCGTCATCGACCAAGCGTGAAAACCTGGCCAGCAACCTGCTTGCCCGTGGCCTGAAGCTGGACAGCGACGACATGGCACGCATCGCCAAGCTGGAGCGCAATGGCCGCGAGGTCAGCCCTGACGGCCTGGCGCCAACCTGGGACTGA
- a CDS encoding MFS transporter — protein sequence MRPGRVLFALAIGAFGIGTTEFTPMGLLPVIAQGVEVSIPSAGMLITAYAIGVMVGAPIMTLLFSRFGRRAALMALMAIFTLGNLLSSLSPDYYTLLASRLVTSLNHGAFFGLGAVVAASVVPKEKQASAVATMFMGLTIANIGGVPAATWIGQQIGWRMAFAGTAVLGLLAMAALWYALPKGERGSVPHVRKELAVIARPSVLLAMATTVLGAGAMFTLYTYVAPVLAELTGASDSFITLGLVLIGVGFTLGNSLGGRLADWSLDGAAKIFLAVLALIMLLMPLVLSSHIGAAIALLVWGMFTFAVVPPLQMRVMTAAIEAPGLASSINVGAFNLGNAVGAALGGAVISLNLGYAAVPMAGGVLATAGLLLVWLGGRSKVAGKTAADMA from the coding sequence ATGAGACCCGGCCGCGTGCTTTTCGCGTTGGCCATTGGCGCCTTTGGCATCGGTACTACTGAGTTCACCCCGATGGGGCTACTGCCGGTCATCGCCCAGGGCGTGGAGGTGAGTATCCCAAGCGCCGGCATGCTGATCACCGCCTATGCCATTGGCGTGATGGTCGGCGCACCGATCATGACCCTGCTGTTCAGCCGCTTTGGGAGGCGCGCTGCGCTGATGGCATTGATGGCCATCTTCACCCTTGGCAACCTGCTGTCGTCGCTGTCGCCGGACTACTACACCCTGCTCGCTTCGCGACTGGTCACCAGCCTCAACCATGGTGCGTTCTTCGGCCTGGGAGCCGTGGTGGCAGCCAGCGTGGTGCCCAAGGAGAAACAGGCCAGCGCCGTGGCCACCATGTTCATGGGCCTGACCATCGCCAACATCGGCGGCGTGCCGGCCGCCACCTGGATCGGCCAGCAGATCGGCTGGCGCATGGCATTTGCCGGCACCGCCGTACTCGGCCTGCTGGCCATGGCCGCGCTGTGGTACGCCCTGCCCAAGGGTGAACGCGGCAGCGTGCCGCATGTGCGCAAGGAACTGGCAGTCATTGCCCGCCCCAGCGTGCTGCTGGCAATGGCCACCACGGTGCTCGGTGCCGGTGCCATGTTCACCTTGTACACCTACGTGGCACCAGTGCTGGCCGAACTGACCGGTGCCTCGGACAGCTTCATAACCTTGGGGCTGGTCCTTATCGGGGTTGGCTTCACCCTTGGCAACAGCCTGGGGGGCCGCCTGGCGGACTGGTCGCTGGATGGCGCGGCGAAGATCTTCCTCGCCGTGCTGGCGCTGATCATGCTACTGATGCCCCTGGTACTGAGCAGCCACATCGGCGCCGCCATCGCCCTGCTGGTCTGGGGCATGTTCACCTTCGCCGTGGTACCGCCGCTGCAAATGCGCGTAATGACTGCCGCCATCGAGGCGCCGGGCCTGGCATCGTCGATCAACGTGGGTGCGTTCAACCTGGGTAACGCCGTGGGCGCGGCGCTGGGTGGTGCGGTTATCAGCCTGAACCTGGGCTACGCCGCCGTGCCAATGGCCGGGGGTGTGCTGGCGACTGCGGGGCTGTTGCTGGTATGGCTGGGCGGGCGCAGCAAGGTCGCCGGCAAGACCGCAGCCGATATGGCCTGA
- a CDS encoding MFS transporter gives MTTSAASIAAATPADQPQGFVVRIVGAAAFAHLLNDLIQAVLPSIYPMLKSDFALSFAQIGWIALVYQVTASLLQPWVGMFTDKHPQPYLLPAGMLVTLVGIALLAFAGSYEMLLVAAAVIGVGSATFHPEASRVARMASGGRFGTAQSTFQVGGNTGSALGPLLTAAIIIPHGQPAIAWFMLAAALAVLVLLRVTGWSVRHGQAQLKSFAGQQAPGLSRGAMWRAVVVIAVLMFAKFVYIASFTNFFTFYLIEHFGLSVQHSQLYLFVFLAAVALGTFAGGPVGDRIGRKAVIWVSFLGVAPFALALPHANLAWTAVLAVAIGLVMSSAFAALVVYAQEAVPGRVGMVSGVMFGLMFGISGVGAAGLGTLADRHGIEWVYQAIAFLPLLGLATALLPATHSRARPGRCC, from the coding sequence ATGACAACCTCCGCCGCCTCCATAGCCGCCGCCACGCCTGCCGACCAGCCTCAAGGCTTTGTCGTGCGCATCGTCGGTGCGGCTGCATTCGCCCACCTGCTCAATGACCTGATTCAAGCCGTACTGCCATCGATCTACCCCATGCTGAAAAGCGATTTCGCGCTGAGCTTTGCCCAGATCGGCTGGATCGCCTTGGTGTATCAGGTAACCGCTTCCCTGCTGCAACCTTGGGTCGGCATGTTCACCGACAAGCACCCGCAACCCTACCTGTTACCTGCCGGCATGCTGGTGACGCTGGTGGGTATCGCCCTGCTCGCCTTTGCTGGCAGCTATGAAATGCTGCTGGTGGCTGCCGCCGTGATCGGCGTGGGTTCGGCCACCTTTCACCCAGAGGCCTCACGGGTGGCCAGAATGGCCTCCGGCGGGCGCTTCGGCACCGCGCAGTCAACCTTCCAGGTCGGCGGCAATACCGGCTCGGCCCTCGGCCCGCTGCTCACCGCTGCCATCATCATTCCGCACGGGCAACCGGCCATTGCCTGGTTCATGCTGGCCGCTGCGCTGGCTGTTCTGGTGCTGCTGCGTGTGACGGGCTGGAGCGTGCGCCACGGCCAGGCCCAGCTCAAGAGCTTCGCGGGCCAACAGGCCCCTGGCCTGTCGCGGGGTGCCATGTGGCGCGCGGTGGTGGTGATCGCCGTGCTGATGTTCGCCAAGTTCGTCTACATCGCTTCGTTCACCAACTTCTTCACCTTCTACCTGATCGAGCATTTCGGCCTGAGTGTGCAGCACAGCCAGCTGTACCTGTTCGTGTTCCTCGCAGCCGTAGCGCTGGGCACTTTTGCCGGTGGCCCGGTGGGTGATCGCATCGGGCGCAAGGCCGTGATCTGGGTCTCGTTCCTCGGCGTGGCGCCCTTCGCCCTGGCCCTGCCCCATGCCAACCTCGCCTGGACAGCCGTACTGGCGGTGGCCATCGGCCTGGTAATGTCCTCGGCATTCGCTGCCCTGGTGGTGTATGCCCAAGAGGCGGTGCCAGGCCGGGTCGGCATGGTTTCGGGGGTGATGTTCGGGCTGATGTTCGGCATCAGCGGCGTGGGTGCAGCCGGCCTGGGCACACTGGCCGACCGGCATGGCATCGAATGGGTGTACCAGGCCATCGCGTTCCTGCCGCTGCTCGGGTTGGCCACCGCCTTGCTGCCGGCCACCCACTCGCGGGCCCGCCCAGGTCGTTGCTGCTAA